The Syngnathus typhle isolate RoL2023-S1 ecotype Sweden linkage group LG1, RoL_Styp_1.0, whole genome shotgun sequence genome includes a window with the following:
- the LOC133159710 gene encoding BOLA class I histocompatibility antigen, alpha chain BL3-6-like, translating to MIRMNLLAFFVLAVQIYSVTPVIHTLNCFETASQVAKLPEYWEAAYVDGVQILHFDSNHRKAKAKQDWVDKITQDDPHYWERETAGSIQTEQVFKVDFEILNKRFNQTGGVHMLQVIEGCEWNDETGEVDGWQHYSYDGEDFISFELKTMSWIAAHPQAFITKLKWDQDGGYYQYNKNYFTEVCPLRLKKHVSNGREFLTRTELPTVSLLQKTPSSPITCHATGFYPRTSDLFWRKDGEQIHEDVEMGETLPNHDGTFQTTADLKVELTPAVEGRYECVFKLDGVREEMVTKLHAKSILSNVRIQEEEDRKKAVAIAVPLVVLALVAMAVAAGVFLAKRPKSQQANYAPASST from the exons ATGATCAGAATGAATTTACTTGCATTCTTTGTTTTGGCGGTGCAAATATACAGCGTGACGCCTG TCATTCACACGCTCAATTGTTTCGAGACGGCCTCTCAAGTTGCAAAGCTACCAGAGTACTGGGAGGCCGCGTATGTTGACGGCGTTCAGATTCTGCACTTTGACAGCAACCACAGGAAAGCAAAAGCCAAACAAGACTGGGTGGACAAAATCACACAAGATGATCCGCACTACTGGGAGAGAGAGACGGCGGGCAGTATTCAGACTGAGCAGGTCTTCAAAGTCGACTTTGAAATCCTTAATAAGCGCTTCAACCAAACTGGAG GTGTTCACATGCTTCAGGTGATAGAAGGCTGTGAATGGAATGATGAGACTGGGGAGGTTGATGGTTGGCAGCACTACAGTTACGATGGAGAAGACTTCATATCATTTGAGCTGAAGACGATGAGCTGGATCGCAGCACATCCGCAAGCTTTCATCACCAAACTCAAGTGGGACCAAGACGGCGGATATTATCAATACAATAAGAATTACTTCACTGAGGTGTGTCCTTTACGGTTGAAGAAGCACGTGAGCAACGGGAGGGAGTTCCTGACCAGAACCG AGCTTCCCACGGTGTCTCTCCTGCAGAAGACGCCTTCCTCTCCAATCACCTGCCACGCCACGGGTTTCTACCCCAGGACGTCGGACCTCTTTTGGAGGAAGGACGGCGAGCAGATCCACGAGGACGTGGAGATGGGAGAGACCCTCCCCAACCACGACGGAACCTTCCAGACCACGGCCGACCTGAAGGTGGAGCTAACGCCCGCCGTGGAGGGCCGCTACGAATGCGTGTTCAAACTGGATGGCGTCCGGGAGGAGATGGTCACCAAGCTGCACGCCAAAAGCATCCTGAGCAACGTGCGCATCCAGG aagaggaagacagGAAGAAGGCGGTGGCCATCGCTGTCCCGCTGGTGGTCCTGGCTCTGGTGGcgatggcggtggcggcgggggtGTTCCTGGCCAAGCGTCCCAAAAGCCAACAAG CCAATTACGCTCCAGCTT CCAGCACCTAA
- the LOC133159675 gene encoding BOLA class I histocompatibility antigen, alpha chain BL3-6-like isoform X3, whose product MMFRMNLLAFFVLAVQIYSVTPVIHTLNYFDTASQVAKLPEYWEAAYVDGVQIMHFDSNHRKAKAKQDWVDKITQDDPHFWDRNTVNSIQTEQVFKVNIEIAKKRFNQTGGVHMFQRMDGCEWNDETGEVDGWEHYSYDGEDFISFELKTMSWIAAHPQAFITKLKWDQLDGYNQVKKNYLTEVCPLRLKKHVSNGREFLTRTELPTVSLLQKTPSSPVTCHATGFYPRTSDLFWRKDGQEIHEDVEMGETLPNHDGTFQTTADLKVEPTPAAEGRYECVFKLDGVREEVVTKLYARSILSNVRIQEEEDRKKAVAIAVPLVVLALVAMAVAAGVFLAKRPKSQQANYAPASST is encoded by the exons ATGATGTTTAGAATGAATTTACTTGCATTCTTTGTTTTGGCTGTGCAAATATACAGCGTGACGCCTG TCATTCACACGCTCAATTATTTCGATACGGCCTCTCAAGTTGCAAAGCTACCAGAGTACTGGGAGGCCGCGTATGTTGACGGCGTTCAGATTATGCACTTTGACAGCAACCACAGGAAAGCAAAAGCCAAACAAGACTGGGTGGACAAAATCACACAAGATGATCCGCACTTCTGGGACAGAAATACGGTGAACAGTATTCAGACTGAGCAGGTCTTCAAAGTCAACATTGAAATCGCTAAAAAGCGCTTCAACCAAACTGGAG GTGTTCACATGTTTCAGAGGATGGACGGCTGTGAATGGAATGATGAGACTGGGGAGGTTGATGGTTGGGAGCACTACAGTTACGATGGAGAAGACTTCATATCATTTGAGCTGAAGACGATGAGCTGGATCGCAGCACATCCGCAAGCTTTCATCACCAAACTCAAGTGGGACCAATTGGACGGATACAATCAAGTCAAGAAGAATTACTTGACTGAGGTGTGTCCTTTACGGTTGAAGAAGCACGTGAGCAACGGGAGGGAGTTCCTGACCAGAACCG AGCTTCCCACGGTGTCTCTCCTGCAGAAGACGCCTTCCTCTCCGGTCACCTGCCACGCCACGGGTTTCTACCCCAGGACGTCGGACCTCTTTTGGAGGAAGGACGGCCAGGAGATCCACGAGGACGTGGAGATGGGGGAGACCCTCCCCAACCACGACGGAACCTTCCAGACCACGGCCGACCTTAAAGTGGAGCCGACGCCCGCTGCGGAGGGCCGCTACGAATGCGTGTTCAAACTGGATGGCGTCCGGGAGGAGGTGGTCACCAAGCTGTACGCCAGAAGCATCCTGAGCAACGTGCGCATCCAGG aagaggaagacagGAAGAAGGCGGTGGCCATCGCTGTCCCGCTAGTGGTCCTGGCTCTGGTGGcgatggcggtggcggcgggggtGTTCCTGGCCAAGCGTCCGAAAAGCCAACAAG CCAATTACGCTCCAGCTT CCAGCACCTAA
- the LOC133159756 gene encoding fos-related antigen 1-like, translated as LNHRIPTECEAVANKRGTKRRLKNRDAARKSRQKQTERADELHQELLTLEASNSALEKEIKALKKEIRHYNSALERHRPFCVLRGSVQVDALQTSMSVTSKAELGETPHPMPSSDLVPSSLFTHAPHSLFSNDARVELPSSTFSTLHPEDILSVTSEMFPIEDPGAPPLVPHKYKNALISAQTNADGTLKPSQITPRLESLPCSIPVPPNTPDGFFPLNTTLVEPYPEELSLSTFLEENDWILNADNNPTTL; from the exons TTGAATCATCGCATTCCAACT GAGTGCGAGGCGGTGGCCAACAAGAGGGGCACCAAGAGACGGCTGAAGAACCGAGACGCTGCCCGGAAGAGCCggcaaaaacaaacagaaagggCGGACGAACTCCACCAG GAGCTCCTGACTCTGGAAGCTTCGAATTCCGCCCTGGAAAAGGAAATCAAAGCGTTAAAAAAAGAGATCCGGCACTACAACAGCGCCCTGGAGCGCCACCGGCCCTTTTGTGTCCTCCGAGGTTCCGTGCAGGTGGACGCCCTCCAGACTTCCATGTCTGTCACCTCCAAAGCGGAGCTTGGTGAAACCCCTCATCCAATGCCCTCATCTGATTTAGTCCCTTCCTCCCTATTTACACACGCTCCTCATTCGCTGTTTAGCAATGACGCCCGCGTAGAATTGCCCTCGTCCACCTTCTCCACGCTTCACCCCGAAGACATCCTCTCAGTCACATCTGAAATGTTCCCCATTGAAGATCCAGGAGCGCCGCCGCTCGTCCCGCATAAATACAAGAACGCTTTAATATCGGCGCAGACCAACGCCGATGGGACCTTAAAGCCGAGTCAGATAACGCCAAGGCTCGAGTCCCTGCCGTGTTCGATTCCCGTTCCGCCCAACACTCCAGACGGATTTTTCCCTTTAAACACAACTTTGGTGGAGCCGTACCCGGAAGAGCTGTCGCTATCTACCTTCCTGGAGGAAAATGACTGGATTCTGAATGCGGACAATAATCCCACCACTCTTTAA
- the LOC133159659 gene encoding BOLA class I histocompatibility antigen, alpha chain BL3-6-like isoform X1: MMFRMNLLAFFVLAVQIYSVTPVIHTLNYFVTGSQVAKLPEYWEAAYVDGVQILHFDSNHRKAKAKQDWVDKITQDDPHYWERETAGSIQNEQVFKVNIEILNKRFNQTGGVHMFQVMVGCEWNDETGEVDGWRHLSYDGEDFISFELKTMRWIAAHPQASITKLKWDQEDGYNQVLKNHLTEVLPFLLKKHVSNGREFLTRTELPTVSLLQKTPSSPVTCHATGFYPRTSDLFWRKDGQEIHEDVEMGETLPNHDGTFQTTADLKVELTPAAEGRYECVFKLDGVREEMVTKLHAKSILSNVRIQEEEDRKKAVAIAVPLVVLALVAMAVAAGVFLAKRPKSQQANYAPASSISSSEQD, translated from the exons ATGATGTTTAGAATGAATTTACTTGCATTCTTTGTTTTGGCTGTGCAAATATACAGCGTGACGCCTG TCATTCACACGCTCAATTATTTCGTGACGGGCTCTCAAGTTGCAAAGCTACCAGAGTACTGGGAGGCCGCGTATGTTGACGGCGTTCAGATTCTGCACTTTGACAGCAACCACaggaaagcaaaagcaaaacaagactGGGTGGACAAAATCACACAAGATGATCCGCACTACTGGGAGAGAGAGACGGCGGGCAGTATTCAGAATGAGCAGGTCTTCAAAGTCAACATTGAAATCCTTAATAAGCGCTTCAACCAAACTGGAG GTGTTCACATGTTTCAGGTGATGGTAGGCTGTGAATGGAATGATGAGACTGGGGAGGTTGATGGTTGGCGGCACCTCAGTTACGATGGAGAAGACTTCATATCATTTGAGCTGAAGACGATGCGCTGGATCGCAGCACATCCGCAAGCTTCCATCACCAAACTCAAGTGGGACCAAGAGGACGGATACAATCAAGTCTTGAAGAATCACCTAACTGAGGTGCTTCCTTTCCTGTTGAAGAAGCACGTGAGCAACGGGAGGGAGTTCCTGACCAGAACCG AGCTTCCCACAGTGTCTCTCCTGCAGAAGACGCCTTCCTCTCCGGTCACCTGCCACGCCACGGGTTTCTACCCCAGGACGTCGGACCTCTTTTGGAGGAAGGACGGCCAGGAGATCCACGAGGACGTGGAGATGGGGGAGACCCTCCCCAACCACGACGGAACCTTCCAGACCACGGCCGACCTGAAGGTGGAGCTGACgcccgccgcggagggccgctACGAATGCGTGTTCAAACTGGATGGCGTCCGGGAAGAGATGGTCACCAAGCTGCACGCCAAAAGCATCCTGAGCAACGTGCGCATCCAGG aagaggaagacagGAAGAAGGCGGTGGCCATCGCTGTCCCGCTGGTGGTCCTGGCTCTGGTGGcgatggcggtggcggcgggggtGTTCCTGGCCAAGCGTCCCAAAAGCCAACAAG CCAATTACGCTCCAGCTT CCAGCATCTCATCTTCTGAGCAGGATTGA
- the LOC133159699 gene encoding BOLA class I histocompatibility antigen, alpha chain BL3-6-like, translating into MIGMNLLAFFVLAVQIYSVTPVIHTLNYFTTASQVAKLPDYWEAAYVDGVQILHFDSHHRKAKAKQDWVDKITQDDPHYWERETAGSIQNEQVFKVDIETAKKRFNQTGGVHMFQVMVGCEWNDETGEVDGWLHHSYDGEDFLSFELKTMRLIAAHPQASITKLKWDQDGGYYQYNKNYFTEECPLWLKKHVSNGREFLTRTELPTVSLLQKTPSSPITCHATGFYPRTSDLFWRKDGQEIHEDVEMGETLPNHDGTFQTTADLKVELTPAAEGRYECVFKLDGVREEMVTKLYARSILSNMRIQEEEDRKKTVAIAVPLVVLALVAMAVAAGVFLAKRPKSQQANYAPASSASSS; encoded by the exons ATGATTGGAATGAATTTACTTGCATTCTTTGTTTTGGCTGTACAAATATACAGCGTGACGCCTG TCATTCACACGCTCAATTATTTCACGACGGCCTCTCAAGTTGCAAAGCTACCAGATTACTGGGAGGCCGCGTATGTTGACGGCGTTCAGATTCTGCACTTTGACAGCCACCACAGGAAAGCAAAAGCCAAACAAGACTGGGTGGACAAAATCACACAAGATGATCCGCACTACTGGGAGAGAGAGACGGCGGGCAGTATTCAGAATGAGCAGGTCTTCAAAGTCGACATTGAAACCGCTAAAAAGCGCTTCAACCAAACTGGAG GTGTTCACATGTTTCAGGTGATGGTAGGCTGTGAATGGAATGATGAGACTGGGGAGGTTGATGGTTGGCTGCACCACAGTTACGATGGAGAAGACTTCTTATCATTTGAGCTGAAGACGATGCGCTTGATCGCAGCACATCCGCAAGCTTCCATCACCAAACTCAAGTGGGACCAAGACGGCGGATATTATCAATACAATAAGAATTACTTCACTGAGGAGTGTCCTTTATGGTTGAAGAAGCACGTGAGCAACGGGAGGGAGTTCCTGACCAGAACCG AGCTTCCCACGGTGTCTCTCCTGCAGAAGACGCCTTCCTCTCCAATCACCTGCCACGCCACGGGTTTCTACCCCAGGACGTCGGACCTCTTTTGGAGGAAGGACGGCCAGGAGATCCACGAGGACGTGGAGATGGGGGAGACCCTCCCCAACCACGACGGAACCTTCCAGACCACGGCCGACCTGAAAGTGGAGCTGACgcccgccgcggagggccgctACGAATGCGTGTTCAAACTGGATGGCGTCCGGGAGGAGATGGTCACCAAGCTGTACGCCAGAAGCATCCTGAGCAACATGCGCATCCAGG aagaggaagacagGAAGAAGACGGTGGCCATCGCTGTCCCGCTGGTGGTCCTGGCTCTGGTGGcgatggcggtggcggcgggggtATTCCTGGCCAAGCGTCCTAAAAGCCAACAAG CCAATTACGCTCCAGCTT CCAGCGCCTCATCTTCTTGA
- the LOC133159659 gene encoding BOLA class I histocompatibility antigen, alpha chain BL3-6-like isoform X3, with the protein MIGMNLLAFFVLAVQIYSVTPVIHTLNYFVTGSQVAKLPEYWEAAYVDGVQILHFDSNHRKAKAKQDWVDKITQDDPHYWERETAGSIQNEQVFKVNIEILNKRFNQTGGVHMFQVMVGCEWNDETGEVDGWRHLSYDGEDFISFELKTMRWIAAHPQASITKLKWDQEDGYNQVLKNHLTEVLPFLLKKHVSNGREFLTRTELPTVSLLQKTPSSPVTCHATGFYPRTSDLFWRKDGQEIHEDVEMGETLPNHDGTFQTTADLKVELTPAAEGRYECVFKLDGVREEMVTKLHAKSILSNVRIQEEEDRKKAVAIAVPLVVLALVAMAVAAGVFLAKRPKSQQANYAPASSISSSEQD; encoded by the exons TCATTCACACGCTCAATTATTTCGTGACGGGCTCTCAAGTTGCAAAGCTACCAGAGTACTGGGAGGCCGCGTATGTTGACGGCGTTCAGATTCTGCACTTTGACAGCAACCACaggaaagcaaaagcaaaacaagactGGGTGGACAAAATCACACAAGATGATCCGCACTACTGGGAGAGAGAGACGGCGGGCAGTATTCAGAATGAGCAGGTCTTCAAAGTCAACATTGAAATCCTTAATAAGCGCTTCAACCAAACTGGAG GTGTTCACATGTTTCAGGTGATGGTAGGCTGTGAATGGAATGATGAGACTGGGGAGGTTGATGGTTGGCGGCACCTCAGTTACGATGGAGAAGACTTCATATCATTTGAGCTGAAGACGATGCGCTGGATCGCAGCACATCCGCAAGCTTCCATCACCAAACTCAAGTGGGACCAAGAGGACGGATACAATCAAGTCTTGAAGAATCACCTAACTGAGGTGCTTCCTTTCCTGTTGAAGAAGCACGTGAGCAACGGGAGGGAGTTCCTGACCAGAACCG AGCTTCCCACAGTGTCTCTCCTGCAGAAGACGCCTTCCTCTCCGGTCACCTGCCACGCCACGGGTTTCTACCCCAGGACGTCGGACCTCTTTTGGAGGAAGGACGGCCAGGAGATCCACGAGGACGTGGAGATGGGGGAGACCCTCCCCAACCACGACGGAACCTTCCAGACCACGGCCGACCTGAAGGTGGAGCTGACgcccgccgcggagggccgctACGAATGCGTGTTCAAACTGGATGGCGTCCGGGAAGAGATGGTCACCAAGCTGCACGCCAAAAGCATCCTGAGCAACGTGCGCATCCAGG aagaggaagacagGAAGAAGGCGGTGGCCATCGCTGTCCCGCTGGTGGTCCTGGCTCTGGTGGcgatggcggtggcggcgggggtGTTCCTGGCCAAGCGTCCCAAAAGCCAACAAG CCAATTACGCTCCAGCTT CCAGCATCTCATCTTCTGAGCAGGATTGA